A DNA window from Schistocerca gregaria isolate iqSchGreg1 chromosome 2, iqSchGreg1.2, whole genome shotgun sequence contains the following coding sequences:
- the LOC126336465 gene encoding cuticle protein 79-like has product MRILVCVFLFGLALAEEKQVEKRGLVGSLGSYDHGIIGGYGGGYGGGYGGGYDAGYGGGFGGGYSGGYGGGVSSAVGGGQVTNIAITKQVPVPYPVPVQRTVPVPVRVPVTVPVNRPVPVPVPQPYPVPVQRPVPVPVSVPSPVPVPVPQPVVVNQPVPVVVGGGAGVGGGLGGGYGGGFGGGYGGAIGGGYGGAIGGGYGGGYSGGISGGYGGYGKYSH; this is encoded by the exons ATGAGGATCCTG GTGTGCGTGTTCCTGTTCGGACTGGCTCTTGCAGAGGAGAAACAAGTCGAGAAACGCGGTCTGGTTGGATCCCTGGGCAGCTACGACCACGGAATAATTGGCGGCTATGGTGGCGGGTACGGAGGTGGATATGGAGGCGGCTATGATGCCGGCTATGGTGGAGGCTTTGGAGGCGGCTACAGTGGCGGCTACGGAGGTGGCGTCAGCTCTGCAGTTGGAGGAGGTCAAGTGACCAACATCGCCATCACCAAGCAGGTCCCCGTCCCGTACCCAGTACCAGTGCAGCGTACTGTCCCAGTACCAGTCAGGGTTCCTGTCACGGTGCCAGTCAACAGGCCGGTACCGGTGCCCGTCCCACAGCCGTACCCTGTCCCCGTGCAGAGGCCAGTCCCAGTACCCGTGAGTGTCCCTAGCCCAGTCCCCGTACCAGTACCACAGCCCGTCGTCGTCAACCAGCCCGTACCTGTCGTCGTGGGAGGCGGAGCTGGTGTCGGCGGAGGCCTCGGAGGCGGCTACGGTGGCGGCTTTGGTGGAGGCTACGGAGGAGCCATCGGCGGTGGCTACGGTGGAGCCATCGGTGGTGGCTACGGTGGTGGTTACTctggaggcatatctggaggctatgGAGGCTACGGGAAATACAGCCACTAA